ACGTTCCGCTGTCACGCAGGCGGGTGCGGACGCGGTCGACGTCGCCGCGCTCGGCGGAGGGCAGCGGGGCGCCCACCGCGTTCCGGGCGGCAGCCGCCTCGGCGAGCAGGCGCGCCGCGTACTCGTGGTCGCCCGCGAGGGAGTGCGCTCCGGCCAGCCCTTCCTGGGCGAGTGCGACGGCGCGCGGGTCACCGATGTGCCGGGCGACCGTGAGCCCCTTGGTGTGCAAGGCAAGCGCCGTGTCGGCGTCGCCCCGCAGTTCGGCGACGAAGCCCAGCTCGGCGAGGATCAGCGCGTTGCCGGGGTCGAAGGCGGCGTGCCGGTTCCACTCGTAGACCCCGCGCAGGTGGTTCTCGGCGGCGTCCAGATCGCCCTGCCTGCGGGCGCCGAGGGCGAGCCCGATCTCGGCGTGGATCTCCCCCGCCCGGTAGCCCTGCCGCGCGGCGAGCTTCCGCGCACGCTCGTGCAGATCCTCCGCCGCGGCGAAGTCGCCGGTCAGCAGCGCGAGCCTGCCCAGGCCGGTGAGCCGGTCGGCCGCCTCCGACCACAGGCGCAGTTCCTCGGCCATGCGCAGGCCGTCGCGGTTGAGGCGTTCCGCCCGCGCGTAGTCGCCTGCGATCTCGGCGAGCGCGGCCAGCGGGAAGACGGTCTGCAGCTGCCCCCACTGGTCACCGAGTTCGCGGAACATCGCCTGAGCGCGTTCCCCGTCCGCGCGCGCTCGGTCGAGATCTCCGCGGACGAGTGCCTGGCTCGCGCGCACGCTCAGCGCCGCCGCGATCACCCACTCGTCGCCACCCGGTTCCGCCAGGACGCCTTCGATGAGACGTTCGCTCGCACCGAGGTCGGCCCCGCTGCGGTAGAGCGCGAAACCGAGGAACCACTGGCTCTCCGGATCGTCGGTGTCCGGAATCGCGACGGTCTGCCCGGTGAGCAGGAACATGCCTGCGAGGCACGCACTTGACTGGGGGTCAAGTGGCTCGCGAAGCGCGTCGTACGCCCGCTTGGCCTCGCTGAGCCGCCCGCTGAGGTACCAGTACCAGGACAGCACGTTCGCCAGCCGAAGGTCGCCCCCGAAGTCCAGTGCCGCACGCAGGTTGGCGTTCTCGCGATCCAGCCGCCGCACCCAGTCGCGCTGCTTGGGCCCGCGCAGGGCCGCGCTCTCGGCGAGCCCGGAGTAGTAGTCGTAGTGCCGCTGCCGCACCGCGTCCAGCTCCCCTGCTTCGGCCAGGCGCTCGGTGGCGTAGGCCGCGACGGACTCCAGCAACCGGTAGCGCGGGCCTTCGAGCACCGTGACGAGCGACCGATCCACCAGACGCGCCAACGGGTCCAGGACGTCGACGGCGCACACGGCCTCGGCAGCTTCCAGGGTGCAGCCGTCGACGTGGACGGCAAGCCTGCGCAGCACCACGCGCTCCGGCTCGGTCAGCAGTTCCCAGCTCCAGTCGAGCATCGCGCGGAGGGTCTGCTGGCGTGACGGGGCGCCGCGGTGACCGGAGGTGAGGACGCTGAAGCGGTCGTCGAGCCGGGCGAGGAGTTCGGCGACACCGAGCACGCGGACGCGGGTCGCGGCGAGTTCGAGAGCCAACGGGATGCCGTCCAGCCGCTTGCACAGCCGCTCGACCTCGGGTGCCGACGGGTTGACCGGATAGCCGCCCGCGGCGGCACGCTCGGCGAAAAGCCTTGTGGCATCGGCGCTGTCGAGCGTCGGGACCGGCCACTGCGTCTCGCCCGCGAGACCGATCGGCTCCTGGCTCGTCGCGAGCACCCGCAGCGACGGCGCGGTGCGCAGCAGCAGCTCGACGAGGTTCGCGGCCGGCTCCACCACGTGCTCGCAATTGTCCAACACGAGCAAGGTGTGCTTGTCGCGCAAGGAATCCAGAAGCCGGTCGAGCAGTGGAACGGGTGCGGCGTCGTCGCGGATGCCGAGGACGGACGCGACCGCGGCGACGACGTCGTCGTTGTCCCAGAACTCGACCAGCCAGACACCATCGGAAAAGGAGTCGACGAGCTCGGCCGCCGTCTCGACCGCGAGCCGTGTCTTGCCGACACCGCCCGCCCCCGTGAGCGTGACAAGTCGCTTCACCGCAAGGAGTTCGCGAAGCTCGGCGACAGCGGCCGAACGGCCGATGATGTCGGTGACCGGGGCCGGGAGATTGGTCCGGCGCTGTGGCGCGGCCGTCAGCGCCGGATCCTGGCGGAGGATCGCGGTGTGCAGGGCGACCAGCCCGGGTCCCGGGTCGAGCCCGAGTTCGTCGGCGAGACGGGCACGCAGGTCCTCGTAGTGGTCGATGGCCTCGTTCTGCCTGCCTGCCCGGTACAACGCGCGGATGTGCGCGGCGCGCAGCCGTTCCCGCAGCGGGTGCTCGGCGACGACCTGCGCCAGGTCCGGCTGCTCGCCCAGCTCCAACCGCGCTTCCGCCAGCGACTCGACCGCGGTCAGCCGCTGTTCCTCGGCGCGCTCGGCCGCCGCACGGACGAAGTCCTCATCGGCGAAGTCGGCGAAGGCCGGGCCTCGCCACAGGCTCAGCGCCTCGGTCAGCAGGTCGGCCCGGACGCGGGCGTTGTCGGCCCTGCGGGCGCGCAGCAGCAGGGCGTCGAAGCGCCCGAGGTCCACCGCTTCCGGCTCGACGAGCAGCACGTAGCCGGGCGGACGGGACTCGACGAGACCACCGAGCGCACGGCGCAGCCTGGACACCTTGGTCTGCAAGGACGCCATCGGGTTCACGGGCTGGCGTTCGGCCCACAGGTCCTCGGCGAGGCGGTCCGCCGACACGACGCGGCCCCGGTGCACGAGCAGGTCGGCGAGCAGAGCGCGGACCTTCGTCTCCGGGACGTCGACGGGGTCTCCGTCAGCCGACCGCACCTCCAGCGGGCCGAGCACCCCGAAACGCACGGCCGACAGCCTAGCGACAGGAAACCGACAGCGCTCCCGATCACGGTGAACCCATCAGCGAAGCACCACCGAGGAGAGACACCATGAGCACGAAAAAGGTGACCGTGATCGGCCTGGGCAGCCTGGGATCCGCGCTCGCCGCCGCCCTCCTGCGGACCGGGCACGACGTGACGGTGTGGAACCGCACTCCGGAGAAGGCCGAAGCCCTTGTGGCGCAAGGAGCCACCCGCGCGGACACAGTCGCCGAAGCGGCCGCTGCCAGTCCGGTGGTGATCGTGTGCGTCTTCGACACCGAGGCCGCACGCGAGCTGCTGGCGCCCATCCAGGCGGGCAAGGCCGTGGTGAACCTGACCAGCGGCTCGCCGGACGAGGCGCGTGAGCTGGCCGCGTGGGCCGCCTCGCGGGGCGTCGACTACCTCGACGGGGCCGTGATGGCCGTCCCCGCCGCCATCGGCACTCCGGACGCCTTCGTCATGTACAGCGGCTCGCGGGAGGTCTTCGACGCGCACCGGGCTGCCCTGGACAGCTTCGGCGCGAGCCACTTCCTCGGCGAGGACGCCGGCGTGGCGGAGTTCCACGACCTGGGGCTGCTGTACGCCGGGTACGCGACGCTGGTGGGCTTCCTGAACTCGGTGGCGATCGTGGGAACCGCGGGGGTCACGGCGAGAGAACTGCTTCCGCTGGTCACCACCTGGCTCACCGGCATGGTCGCCTACCTCGCCGACGTGGCCCGCGAGGTCGACGAGCGCGACTACACCGACGGCGCGTCCAGCGTGGCCATCAACCAGGTCGCGCTCGACAAGATCATCGCCGCGAGCCGCGCGGCCGGGGTGTCACCGGACCTGCTGCTGCCCTTCAAGGAGCTGCTCGACCGGCGCGCCGCGGACGGGCATGCGCGGGACAGCGCCAGCAGCGTCATCGAACTCCTGCGCCCGGGCATTCACCCCGAATGACTCATTCAGTGCGCAAGGGGGCCTAGAAGTCGGCTTCCTGCCAGGAGACGCAGGCGGGCCTGGTCTGGGTGTCGAAGAACTCGGCGAGCGCGTGCGCCAGGTTGATCAGCGAGATCTCGCAGTGCGCGGGGAACTCCAGGTCTGCGTAGACCAGCTCGTCCGGCGAGGCCGGGGTCGGTCCCCTGCTGTACCAGGCCCCGGTCTCGTCGGTGTAGTACAGGGCGGCGCGGCCGTTCCGGACGCCGAAGATGAGTTCGCGCTCGGAGGGGTCGCGGTCGTCGACCGGGCGGTGCCGGTGCCGGATGATCGCGCCGTGCCTGCCCACCTCGGGCAGCCGCCCGGCCAGCATCCGGTCGAAGAGCGTGGCGTTGATCCGTTCCAGGTGCTCCAGCCACTTGCCGTTGACCTGGCTGCGGTAGCTGACGTCCACGCTGGTCATGGCGTGCGGGTCCTCCTGCCCACCCCGGAACGAGTTGATCTTGACGACCATCGTGCCCCCGCGGGCACCCCGCCCGCAAGGGCCTACCAGGTCCAGGGCCAGCCGAGCACCGGGAGGCCGATCGCGGAATCCACCGCGAGCGCGACGAACACCAGCATCAGGTAGGTGTTGGACATGTGGAACAGGCGCATCGGGTTGGCCTTCTCCCCGCGCCGGACCTGGCCGTGCAGGCGGTGGGTCAGCACCGCGAACC
The window above is part of the Allokutzneria albata genome. Proteins encoded here:
- a CDS encoding BTAD domain-containing putative transcriptional regulator, encoding MRFGVLGPLEVRSADGDPVDVPETKVRALLADLLVHRGRVVSADRLAEDLWAERQPVNPMASLQTKVSRLRRALGGLVESRPPGYVLLVEPEAVDLGRFDALLLRARRADNARVRADLLTEALSLWRGPAFADFADEDFVRAAAERAEEQRLTAVESLAEARLELGEQPDLAQVVAEHPLRERLRAAHIRALYRAGRQNEAIDHYEDLRARLADELGLDPGPGLVALHTAILRQDPALTAAPQRRTNLPAPVTDIIGRSAAVAELRELLAVKRLVTLTGAGGVGKTRLAVETAAELVDSFSDGVWLVEFWDNDDVVAAVASVLGIRDDAAPVPLLDRLLDSLRDKHTLLVLDNCEHVVEPAANLVELLLRTAPSLRVLATSQEPIGLAGETQWPVPTLDSADATRLFAERAAAGGYPVNPSAPEVERLCKRLDGIPLALELAATRVRVLGVAELLARLDDRFSVLTSGHRGAPSRQQTLRAMLDWSWELLTEPERVVLRRLAVHVDGCTLEAAEAVCAVDVLDPLARLVDRSLVTVLEGPRYRLLESVAAYATERLAEAGELDAVRQRHYDYYSGLAESAALRGPKQRDWVRRLDRENANLRAALDFGGDLRLANVLSWYWYLSGRLSEAKRAYDALREPLDPQSSACLAGMFLLTGQTVAIPDTDDPESQWFLGFALYRSGADLGASERLIEGVLAEPGGDEWVIAAALSVRASQALVRGDLDRARADGERAQAMFRELGDQWGQLQTVFPLAALAEIAGDYARAERLNRDGLRMAEELRLWSEAADRLTGLGRLALLTGDFAAAEDLHERARKLAARQGYRAGEIHAEIGLALGARRQGDLDAAENHLRGVYEWNRHAAFDPGNALILAELGFVAELRGDADTALALHTKGLTVARHIGDPRAVALAQEGLAGAHSLAGDHEYAARLLAEAAAARNAVGAPLPSAERGDVDRVRTRLRDSGTSLS
- a CDS encoding NAD(P)-dependent oxidoreductase; translated protein: MSTKKVTVIGLGSLGSALAAALLRTGHDVTVWNRTPEKAEALVAQGATRADTVAEAAAASPVVIVCVFDTEAARELLAPIQAGKAVVNLTSGSPDEARELAAWAASRGVDYLDGAVMAVPAAIGTPDAFVMYSGSREVFDAHRAALDSFGASHFLGEDAGVAEFHDLGLLYAGYATLVGFLNSVAIVGTAGVTARELLPLVTTWLTGMVAYLADVAREVDERDYTDGASSVAINQVALDKIIAASRAAGVSPDLLLPFKELLDRRAADGHARDSASSVIELLRPGIHPE
- a CDS encoding Imm1 family immunity protein, which gives rise to MVVKINSFRGGQEDPHAMTSVDVSYRSQVNGKWLEHLERINATLFDRMLAGRLPEVGRHGAIIRHRHRPVDDRDPSERELIFGVRNGRAALYYTDETGAWYSRGPTPASPDELVYADLEFPAHCEISLINLAHALAEFFDTQTRPACVSWQEADF